From one Candidatus Zixiibacteriota bacterium genomic stretch:
- the lpdA gene encoding dihydrolipoyl dehydrogenase encodes MIIGGGPGGYTACIRAAMKGAKTAVIEARELGGVCLNRGCIPSKALIASATQYHRMKHAGEFGITLTAPPVYDWPAMLKRKDKVVSTMTGGIGQLFKSHGVEHVAGFGRISGPNEVSVVDDAGKETRLEAKNIIVATGSRSLSLPAFPIDGKRILTSDHLLELAHLPEKMLIIGAGVIGCEWAFMLSMLDVQVEMVEMLDHALPMEDEHCSTLIERELKKLKVKLHTKTRVESVTPGPEGVQAKLSSGETINANQVLVSIGRAFLTEDIGLSEVGVTLNKNGSIPTGPDMRTNVKNIYAIGDVRGEILLAYTAVHDGTVAVDNCLGEKSTKNYHGCPSVIFTHPEVASVGLREREASEKHDVAVGKFPLRALGKAHAENEIAGEVKVIGDKKTDRLLGVHIVGTHATEIIHTAALAVNQGLTVAQLGSLIFGHPVISESIMEAAHDLHGMSVHLAKKRL; translated from the coding sequence GTGATAATCGGAGGCGGCCCCGGCGGTTATACGGCCTGCATTCGGGCAGCCATGAAGGGCGCGAAAACTGCCGTTATCGAAGCGCGTGAACTCGGCGGCGTCTGCCTGAACCGGGGCTGCATACCCTCGAAAGCGCTTATTGCCTCCGCGACCCAATATCACAGGATGAAACATGCCGGGGAATTCGGCATCACACTGACGGCGCCGCCGGTCTACGACTGGCCGGCGATGCTTAAGCGCAAGGACAAGGTTGTGAGCACCATGACCGGCGGTATAGGGCAGTTGTTCAAGTCGCACGGTGTTGAGCATGTCGCGGGATTCGGGCGCATTTCCGGCCCGAATGAAGTCTCAGTCGTTGACGACGCCGGCAAGGAGACCCGACTGGAGGCGAAGAACATAATCGTGGCGACGGGGTCGCGCTCGCTGAGTTTGCCCGCCTTTCCGATCGACGGGAAGCGGATTCTCACGTCCGATCATCTGCTTGAACTTGCGCACCTCCCAGAGAAGATGCTGATAATCGGCGCCGGGGTGATCGGCTGCGAATGGGCCTTCATGCTCTCCATGCTGGACGTACAGGTGGAGATGGTTGAAATGCTTGACCACGCGCTGCCGATGGAGGACGAGCACTGCTCGACCCTGATTGAGCGGGAACTGAAAAAACTGAAGGTGAAGCTTCATACCAAAACGCGCGTGGAATCGGTTACACCCGGGCCCGAAGGAGTGCAGGCGAAGTTGTCGAGCGGGGAGACGATCAATGCCAACCAGGTGCTGGTCTCGATAGGTCGGGCGTTTTTGACGGAGGATATCGGCCTGAGCGAGGTCGGTGTGACCCTCAATAAGAACGGCTCCATTCCGACCGGTCCGGACATGCGCACCAACGTCAAAAACATCTATGCAATCGGCGACGTCCGAGGCGAGATTCTTCTGGCGTACACGGCTGTGCATGACGGCACGGTCGCGGTCGACAACTGTCTCGGCGAGAAGTCGACCAAGAACTATCACGGGTGTCCCTCGGTGATCTTCACTCACCCGGAAGTTGCGTCGGTCGGGCTACGGGAACGGGAGGCCTCGGAGAAACATGATGTGGCGGTCGGCAAGTTTCCGCTGCGGGCGCTGGGCAAGGCGCACGCCGAGAACGAAATTGCCGGGGAAGTCAAAGTAATCGGCGACAAGAAGACTGATCGGTTGTTGGGCGTCCACATTGTCGGGACGCATGCGACCGAGATTATTCATACGGCGGCGCTTGCGGTGAACCAGGGGCTGACGGTGGCCCAGCTGGGGTCGCTGATTTTCGGTCATCCTGTGATTTCCGAGTCGATCATGGAGGCGGCTCACGATTTGCACGGAATGTCCGTGCACCTCGCGAAAAAGCGGCTGTAG
- a CDS encoding outer membrane beta-barrel protein, with amino-acid sequence MKRAGALLFGLLLCASIVSAGPAKLGIGAFGGLNIPVVQDDQASGPVFGFKIRYQLIPILVIEPNISFTSYGAPDNDEFEFDIDGSSVTAFGIDATLGNQVGKMGFKPYFVAGLGFYNQKNDEIDAVFGEVGSKAGISAGFGFGIGFSPQIDIDLRGKAHIAGSEGDVSKKSVSITGGLNYYFGAN; translated from the coding sequence ATGAAAAGAGCAGGAGCGCTGTTATTTGGTCTGTTACTCTGCGCGTCGATCGTGAGCGCCGGGCCGGCCAAGCTAGGAATCGGCGCGTTCGGGGGCTTGAACATACCGGTGGTGCAGGATGACCAGGCATCGGGGCCGGTTTTTGGATTCAAGATCCGCTACCAACTGATACCGATTCTGGTGATCGAGCCGAACATTTCGTTTACGAGTTACGGGGCGCCCGACAACGACGAATTCGAGTTTGACATCGACGGGTCGTCGGTGACGGCATTCGGTATTGATGCCACGCTGGGCAACCAGGTCGGGAAGATGGGATTCAAGCCTTACTTCGTGGCAGGGCTCGGATTCTACAATCAGAAAAACGATGAGATTGATGCCGTGTTCGGCGAGGTCGGCTCCAAAGCGGGCATTTCGGCCGGATTCGGATTTGGTATCGGGTTCTCCCCGCAAATCGATATCGATCTTCGCGGCAAAGCCCACATTGCGGGGTCCGAGGGTGACGTCTCGAAAAAATCGGTTTCGATCACCGGCGGCCTCAACTACTACTTCGGCGCCAACTAG